The following are encoded together in the Pseudoalteromonas shioyasakiensis genome:
- a CDS encoding PQ-loop domain-containing transporter — protein sequence MAHFLPIISCFILAFSFYPLLNKIRKNRSVSGVSLLMMSFGVAQSLYFITFNLFFQRFYMVLPFVVTGMLSGVILYYFVRYNAARKQRMQLVGLLAISVVPFGLLLNPHYETATVLNWLTYVGLVMSSIRVMPQTYKTIKSGDISNLSARYFSLQFVAGSCGLAAELAMATPSVSHILTFVMILLTNAAQLGCIQYYKSRPAMA from the coding sequence TTGGCGCACTTTTTGCCGATTATTTCATGCTTTATTTTAGCGTTTAGCTTTTATCCGCTTTTAAATAAGATCCGTAAAAATCGCAGTGTGTCGGGCGTTTCGCTGTTAATGATGAGCTTTGGTGTTGCGCAAAGTTTATATTTCATCACCTTTAACCTGTTTTTTCAGCGTTTTTACATGGTTTTGCCATTTGTTGTTACCGGCATGCTAAGTGGGGTGATTCTTTACTACTTTGTTCGTTACAACGCTGCGCGAAAGCAACGCATGCAGCTAGTTGGGTTATTAGCCATCTCGGTCGTGCCTTTTGGTTTGTTGCTTAACCCTCATTATGAAACAGCAACGGTGCTTAACTGGCTAACCTATGTGGGTTTAGTCATGAGCTCTATTCGTGTCATGCCGCAGACTTATAAAACCATTAAAAGTGGTGATATTAGTAATTTAAGTGCGCGCTACTTTAGCCTACAGTTTGTTGCTGGAAGCTGCGGCCTCGCTGCCGAGCTTGCTATGGCGACACCGAGTGTGTCTCACATACTGACCTTTGTAATGATTCTACTGACTAATGCCGCGCAACTAGGATGTATTCAGTATTATAAATCGCGCCCGGCAATGGCTTAA